In Halorussus limi, a genomic segment contains:
- a CDS encoding ABC transporter permease codes for MATETDSGTETERGTPTERGTGTRILDHERKEWLLGRGLYVVAGALLVFLWIPLAVMIVLSFTVNASTFFPFRGVTLAHYGATFADEALMRSLWHSVQVATIAASIATLLGVLASFALARFAFPLKEAYRTFGILPMVIPGVVLGIALLIYFRTLLPQLFGITIVPGFWTVVLTHSVYGLPFVLLIVTSRLYTFDESLEEAARDLGADPLTVFRDVTLPIVAPAIGAGFLFAWIRSFEDFIRAFFVRGTMDVLTTSMFSMIKYGTAPKMNAISSFIVLVIAVVLAVAMNVGNVSGMVAGTEGEEE; via the coding sequence ATGGCGACGGAGACCGACTCCGGCACGGAGACCGAGCGCGGAACTCCGACCGAGCGGGGGACCGGGACCCGGATTCTCGACCACGAGCGCAAGGAGTGGCTCCTCGGACGGGGCCTCTACGTCGTCGCGGGGGCGCTGCTCGTGTTCCTCTGGATTCCGCTCGCGGTGATGATAGTCCTCTCGTTCACGGTCAACGCCAGCACGTTCTTCCCCTTCCGTGGAGTGACGCTGGCCCACTACGGCGCGACGTTCGCCGACGAGGCGCTGATGCGGTCGTTGTGGCACAGCGTGCAGGTCGCCACGATTGCGGCGTCCATCGCCACGCTGTTGGGCGTCCTCGCCAGTTTCGCGCTGGCGAGGTTCGCCTTCCCGCTGAAGGAGGCCTACCGGACGTTCGGCATCCTGCCGATGGTGATTCCGGGCGTGGTGTTGGGCATCGCGCTGCTCATCTACTTCCGGACGCTCCTGCCCCAACTGTTCGGCATCACCATCGTGCCGGGGTTCTGGACGGTCGTGCTGACCCACAGCGTGTACGGCCTTCCGTTCGTGCTACTCATCGTGACTTCGCGGCTCTACACGTTCGACGAGTCGCTGGAGGAGGCCGCCCGCGACCTCGGGGCCGACCCGCTGACGGTGTTCCGCGACGTGACGCTTCCCATCGTCGCGCCGGCCATCGGCGCGGGGTTCCTGTTCGCGTGGATTCGGTCGTTCGAGGACTTCATCCGGGCGTTCTTCGTGCGCGGGACGATGGACGTGCTGACCACGTCGATGTTCTCGATGATAAAGTACGGGACCGCGCCGAAGATGAACGCCATCTCGTCGTTCATCGTCCTCGTCATCGCGGTGGTGCTGGCGGTGGCGATGAACGTCGGCAACGTGTCCGGGATGGTCGCCGGGACCGAGGGCGAAGAGGAGTAG